The Carassius carassius chromosome 2, fCarCar2.1, whole genome shotgun sequence genome has a segment encoding these proteins:
- the LOC132101642 gene encoding large ribosomal subunit protein mL46-like: protein MAAPFSRLFRPLRRITITVTLNKGVRNVSSSRKQNLKTAGVASPWALHGAVCLQRLPVVSQDRSPLEEEFMELMHQMELERSLLSDHELRLLEDAARMSRKQEEDYDSDEEEEDYRDKEIVTAQDLEDIWEQKLKLFQPAPRSQGVDEKDMGSSKRCLADSLILLVKKDVGSLKLWLLPQIQWQTGETLRQTAERALASLPGADIKATFLGNAPCGFYKYKYPKHIQKEGSVGAKVFFFKAVLPSHKHLPLEKNLFAWVKKEELQDFLKPEYLKQARRFIMAL, encoded by the exons ATGGCGGCGCCCTTCAGTAGACTTTTTCGACCATTGCGGAGAATaacaattacagttacattaaacaAAGGCGTGCGAAATGTTTCGTCCTCTAGGAAACAAAATTTGAAAACTGCGGGTGTTGCGTCTCCGTGGGCGCTGCATGGAGCTGTATGCCTGCAGCGGCTACCTGTGGTCTCTCAAGACAGGAGCCCGTTAGAGGAAGAGTTCATGGAGCTAATGCACCag ATGGAGTTAGAGAGAAGTCTGCTCTCGGACCACGAGCTGAGGCTCCTGGAGGATGCTGCACGGATGAGCCGGAAACAAGAAGAGGATTATGATtccgatgaggaggaggaggattatAGAGATAAAGAAATTGTTACAGCTCAAGATCTGGAAGATATTTGGGAACAGAAACTGAAGCTATTTCAACCAGCTCCGAGGTCACAAG GTGTTGACGAGAAAGACATGGGTTCTTCAAAGCGTTGTTTAGCAGACAGCTTAATCTTGTTGGTGAAGAAGGATGTTGGCAGTCTAAAGCTTTGGCTCCTGCCTCAGATACAGTGGCAGACGGGAGAGACGCTTCGACAGACGGCCGAACGTGCCCTTGCAAGTCTTCCAG GGGCTGATATAAAGGCCACCTTCCTTGGCAATGCACCCTGTGGATTTTACAAGTATAAATACCCAAAGCACATTCAGAAAGAGGGCAGTGTTGGAGCCAAAGTGTTCTTCTTCAAAGCTGTGCTGCCCAGCCATAAGCACTTACCCCTAGAGAAGAATTTATTTGCTTGGGTTAAAAAGGAGGAACTCCAGGACTTCCTGAAGCCAGAGTACCTGAAACAAGCCAGACGCTTCATTATGGCACTGTAA